The following are from one region of the Candidatus Kapaibacterium sp. genome:
- the pth gene encoding aminoacyl-tRNA hydrolase, whose protein sequence is MTAPSWIIAGLGNPGAEYAETRHNIGWMVVEALVRKYGGTWRQGVGPWLEASVTIAGEPVLCILPLTYMNRSGEAVHAVQRLTGVPTDRIVVVLDELNFPLGRLHLKPSGSDGGHNGLRSVIALLGTQQIPRLRCGIGRNFQPGQMADYVLSPFESHEWAERDRMVERAVAVLEYLVRYGLQRAMSLTNVATPPHAEQSAVPRAD, encoded by the coding sequence ATGACAGCGCCGTCGTGGATCATCGCTGGCTTAGGGAATCCTGGAGCGGAGTACGCCGAGACACGCCACAACATCGGTTGGATGGTCGTGGAGGCCTTGGTCCGGAAGTACGGTGGCACCTGGCGGCAGGGGGTCGGCCCATGGTTGGAGGCATCTGTCACCATTGCTGGAGAGCCCGTCCTCTGCATCCTGCCCCTGACGTACATGAACCGCAGTGGCGAGGCGGTCCACGCGGTCCAGCGCCTCACGGGCGTTCCAACAGACCGCATCGTCGTTGTACTGGACGAGCTCAACTTCCCGCTGGGACGCCTCCATCTGAAGCCCTCGGGCAGCGACGGCGGACACAACGGCCTGCGCTCTGTCATTGCCCTCCTCGGCACCCAACAGATCCCGCGCCTGCGCTGTGGGATTGGCCGGAATTTCCAGCCTGGCCAGATGGCAGACTACGTCCTCTCGCCCTTCGAATCCCACGAATGGGCTGAGCGCGACAGAATGGTAGAACGAGCCGTCGCAGTTCTGGAATACCTTGTCCGCTACGGCCTGCAACGGGCAATGTCGCTGACGAACGTAGCAACACCGCCCCATGCCGAACAGTCAGCCGTCCCTAGGGCCGATTAG